A stretch of the Chitinophagaceae bacterium genome encodes the following:
- the rplQ gene encoding 50S ribosomal protein L17, producing the protein MRHQNKINKLSRTSQHRGAMLSNMATSLILHKHITTTTAKAKVLRRYVEPLITRAKENSTHNRRMVFSVLRSKEAVDQLFGDVAEKIANRPGGYTRIIKIGSRAGDNADMALIELVDYSLLNGAVSATATATEAAPKKRTRRGSAKPAGAKTESKTVDTKKSEKKTSTKTTNTPKIRQRKSGGA; encoded by the coding sequence ATGAGACACCAGAATAAGATTAACAAACTTAGCAGAACCAGCCAGCACCGAGGTGCTATGCTGAGTAATATGGCAACGTCGCTGATCCTGCATAAGCACATTACGACAACCACCGCAAAAGCAAAAGTGTTGCGCCGCTACGTGGAACCGCTGATTACACGTGCGAAGGAAAACAGCACGCATAACAGAAGAATGGTATTCAGTGTTTTGAGGAGCAAGGAAGCAGTAGATCAACTCTTCGGTGACGTGGCTGAGAAAATTGCAAATCGTCCAGGTGGCTATACGAGGATCATCAAGATTGGTAGCCGCGCAGGCGACAATGCTGATATGGCATTGATTGAATTGGTGGATTACAGTCTGCTCAATGGTGCTGTATCAGCAACGGCCACTGCAACGGAAGCTGCGCCTAAGAAGCGCACCCGCAGAGGAAGTGCAAAACCAGCAGGTGCAAAAACAGAATCTAAGACTGTTGATACTAAGAAGAGCGAGAAAAAAACTTCAACAAAAACTACCAATACACCTAAAATCCGCCAGCGAAAATCCGGCGGTGCTTAG
- a CDS encoding cation:dicarboxylase symporter family transporter, producing MFKKINLTAQIMIGMILGIVIGQAYRSTHTDPEDLKSFAHGVQLFSDIFLRLIKMIIAPLVFSLLLVGIAKVGDFKSVGRIGLKTIAYFTFAALLAMVVGLIIVNVVEPGKALNLQQVANNGVESKAFDAREFITHIFPESVFDSMARNQILPIIIFAIFFGIATAAIHDKGKIIIEFFDSVSHAMLKVTSYVMKLAPLGVFGAITAVITEKGLSVLEGYLTIIVSFFCGLIVFVFVILYAICLIMRINFFSLLSHVREPMLLAFTTSSSEAAMPKTILGLERFGCSNRIVSFVLPLGYSFNLDGSIMYMIFATISIAQAYGMEISFAQQVSMMLILLISSKGMAGVPRASLVVIASMLQIFHIPAEGLTLLLAIDWLLDMGRACTNVIGNAVATAVVSKWEGELVGPQIASK from the coding sequence ATGTTTAAAAAAATAAACCTTACCGCCCAGATCATGATAGGCATGATCTTGGGAATTGTTATTGGCCAGGCATACAGAAGCACTCATACGGATCCGGAAGACCTTAAGTCATTTGCACATGGCGTTCAGCTTTTCAGCGATATTTTTCTCCGGCTGATTAAAATGATCATTGCCCCGCTTGTGTTTTCATTGTTGCTTGTCGGCATTGCGAAAGTGGGAGATTTTAAATCTGTCGGAAGAATCGGTTTAAAAACAATTGCCTACTTCACCTTTGCGGCTTTGCTGGCCATGGTGGTTGGCTTGATCATCGTAAATGTGGTGGAGCCGGGAAAAGCGCTTAACCTACAGCAGGTTGCAAACAATGGAGTAGAATCCAAAGCATTCGATGCACGGGAATTCATCACTCATATATTTCCGGAAAGCGTATTTGATTCCATGGCACGCAACCAGATTTTACCCATTATCATATTTGCGATATTCTTTGGCATTGCAACAGCTGCCATTCATGATAAAGGCAAAATCATTATAGAGTTTTTCGATTCAGTTTCACATGCGATGCTTAAGGTTACATCTTATGTAATGAAACTGGCACCATTGGGTGTGTTTGGTGCAATTACCGCGGTAATAACAGAAAAGGGGCTGAGTGTGCTGGAAGGTTACCTTACCATCATCGTTTCCTTTTTCTGCGGATTGATTGTTTTTGTTTTTGTGATTTTATATGCCATCTGCCTAATCATGCGGATAAACTTTTTCTCATTGCTTTCTCATGTGCGGGAACCTATGTTGCTGGCATTTACAACTTCAAGTTCTGAAGCGGCGATGCCAAAAACGATATTAGGCCTGGAACGTTTTGGATGCTCTAACCGGATTGTAAGTTTTGTTTTACCGCTTGGTTATTCATTCAATCTTGATGGTTCCATCATGTACATGATCTTCGCCACCATTTCTATTGCACAGGCTTATGGGATGGAAATCTCCTTCGCACAACAGGTATCTATGATGCTGATACTCTTAATTTCAAGCAAAGGCATGGCCGGAGTGCCACGGGCTTCGTTGGTGGTTATTGCGAGCATGTTACAGATCTTTCACATTCCTGCAGAAGGTCTTACGCTATTACTGGCTATTGATTGGCTACTGGATATGGGCCGAGCTTGTACTAATGTAATCGGGAACGCAGTTGCTACTGCAGTGGTAAGTAAATGGGAAGGTGAACTGGTAGGTCCACAAATAGCTTCGAAATAA
- a CDS encoding DUF2807 domain-containing protein — protein sequence MKKILLFGNLLFLLLSLEKPAHSQQVTTGKSSSQTRALSNFSFINLKMSGTIYLKQADEFRVVIEAPVEIIDKITTEVSENTLIIQNKNKYTIGYSPTVKIYVSLPRPNGLEVNGSGDIIAQTDISSNFLAVSVAGSGRIKLMNVSAGKMNVQLEGSGQISHNEVITESALIEIRGSGDYDGIKLTSRLISALLDGSGSIKLSTIAATKLWMQNKGSGSIRQLSGMATEVLFENNGSGDISAGELNGGTISVSNAGSGNIDVGICETLNAELSGSGDVRYHGIPKTMRKDVSGSGNVSQH from the coding sequence ATGAAAAAAATACTTCTGTTTGGAAACCTGTTGTTCCTCCTTCTTTCATTGGAGAAGCCCGCACATTCTCAGCAAGTCACTACCGGAAAATCTTCGTCTCAGACCCGAGCGCTTTCGAATTTTAGTTTCATTAATTTGAAAATGAGTGGAACCATTTATCTTAAGCAGGCAGATGAGTTCCGTGTGGTAATTGAGGCTCCGGTTGAAATTATTGATAAGATAACTACCGAGGTTTCCGAGAACACACTTATAATACAGAACAAAAACAAATACACGATAGGCTACTCTCCAACCGTTAAAATTTACGTGAGCTTACCAAGACCCAATGGATTGGAGGTAAATGGTTCAGGTGATATAATTGCACAAACAGATATCTCGAGTAACTTTTTAGCTGTGAGCGTAGCCGGCTCAGGGAGAATTAAACTCATGAACGTTTCGGCAGGAAAGATGAATGTTCAGTTAGAGGGTTCGGGTCAAATTAGTCATAATGAAGTCATTACAGAAAGTGCATTGATTGAAATTCGCGGATCAGGAGATTACGATGGAATAAAATTAACCAGCCGGTTAATTTCTGCTTTACTGGACGGTTCCGGCAGCATTAAACTTTCCACCATTGCTGCAACAAAACTCTGGATGCAAAACAAAGGATCGGGAAGCATAAGACAACTGAGTGGAATGGCGACAGAGGTTTTATTTGAAAATAATGGTTCGGGCGATATTTCAGCAGGTGAACTTAATGGGGGTACCATTTCCGTATCAAATGCAGGGTCCGGAAATATTGATGTAGGAATTTGCGAAACATTGAATGCAGAATTGAGTGGAAGTGGTGATGTCCGATATCACGGAATTCCTAAAACAATGCGGAAGGATGTTTCAGGATCCGGCAACGTATCACAACATTGA
- a CDS encoding DUF2807 domain-containing protein — translation MNVLFIKTSLFVWLLSISFHSGAQSNTAIENRNLSGFSSVVLNVPAMLTVSQSEEFLVQLEGPKELLDELITELKGDRLLIRYRENKWPSASEKALQIYIKLPDVTGLELNGSGTITVITELNSKNLALEVNGSGNIKTRNIKVENLTASINGSGGILELGGQANMAEMEVNGSGKIDADKLMCTNTSATTTGSGNISAGTPASIDATITGSGTIFYNGNASSIKKNVTGSGKVIQH, via the coding sequence ATGAACGTCTTATTCATAAAAACATCCCTTTTTGTTTGGCTTCTTTCCATTTCTTTTCATTCGGGAGCTCAATCAAATACGGCTATAGAAAACAGAAATTTATCTGGATTTTCAAGTGTCGTTCTCAATGTGCCTGCTATGCTGACGGTAAGTCAATCAGAAGAATTTTTAGTTCAACTGGAAGGCCCTAAGGAACTTCTTGACGAATTGATTACAGAGTTAAAAGGTGATCGATTATTGATCAGGTATAGAGAGAATAAATGGCCTTCTGCTTCAGAAAAAGCATTGCAGATTTACATCAAATTGCCTGATGTAACAGGTCTTGAGTTAAACGGATCAGGTACAATTACTGTAATAACGGAACTCAATAGTAAAAACCTTGCACTGGAAGTAAACGGTTCCGGTAACATAAAAACCAGGAATATTAAAGTGGAGAATCTTACCGCATCGATAAACGGATCAGGTGGCATTTTGGAATTAGGTGGTCAAGCTAACATGGCAGAAATGGAAGTGAATGGTTCAGGTAAAATTGATGCTGATAAATTAATGTGTACGAATACGAGCGCAACTACTACCGGATCAGGTAATATTTCGGCAGGCACTCCTGCTTCCATTGATGCCACCATAACCGGTAGTGGTACTATTTTTTACAATGGAAATGCATCAAGCATAAAAAAGAACGTCACCGGCTCAGGAAAAGTGATTCAACATTAA
- a CDS encoding T9SS type A sorting domain-containing protein: MVLKNYLNWLVLFLLIVIGVFPYYTSGQQISPGNVAATVDRYKSAFPVLPKKYLFNVSSLRRAEEDNILKDYTRINLDKNALKNCLEEAPGGIELTVPYKNSDIELELVKANLFTDDFKVVTDGSGGLSVAYQPGIYYSGTIKGEPSSIATFSFFKDEVIGMISSSDGNIVIGKLLNGNLQTDEYIIYADRDFKIPHSNSCSTYDDPAYATQLAQLLDNAGTIRTNNCVRMYYEADYAIYQNNGINLTTTVNWITAVHNNVATLYSNDNIKTAISEIFVWTQDDPFNATSAVTQLNTFKSFRASFNGDIGQLLTMEPGTLGGVASAINGLCNSDNKYCYSDVDLAFSTVPAYSWTVNVVAHEFGHLLGAYHTHNCNWPGGAIDNCGPLIGFPNEGGTCPLGPAPVDGGTIMSYCHLTTFGINFNKGFGLLPGDAIRAAVDASSCLSSSCVPNPPSYCLSKGQSTSGEWIESVVLTTMNLESGAGTGYSDFTNHIANLSSGTTVSIALTPGYAGTNYDETFTVWIDYNKDFDFLDANEKVFQSQPVSGAITGTFAVPMGLAGNTRMRVSMKFDSAASTCESFKYGEVEDYTVSFTPLINYCSSFGSKTDREWIDYVKCGAIERTSAADNGYYDGTLIFTSVALNSENILSFSAGYSDLRFVESWRAWIDFNGNGVFENNETILKKSANNKGIISKNFKVPASAFIGKTRMRISMKRGDAQTSCDTFLHGEVEDYSIQIVPLNIGPSLNDAPVSVNVSVYPNPASNEITIHFDVLPTSGQVKLFNLMGQLTEVRKITDGSEDLKIDVSSLIPGIYILQVEIPGKNPTTIKWVKE, translated from the coding sequence ATGGTGCTTAAAAATTACCTTAATTGGTTGGTACTTTTTCTGCTGATTGTAATAGGTGTTTTTCCATATTACACAAGCGGACAGCAAATCAGCCCCGGAAATGTAGCAGCAACAGTTGACAGATATAAATCTGCATTTCCTGTTCTTCCCAAAAAATATTTATTCAATGTTTCTTCTTTGCGAAGAGCTGAGGAAGACAATATATTGAAAGATTATACCAGGATAAATCTAGATAAGAATGCATTAAAGAATTGTCTGGAAGAAGCTCCAGGTGGAATAGAACTGACTGTTCCTTATAAGAATTCAGATATCGAATTAGAACTTGTAAAGGCAAATCTTTTTACTGATGATTTTAAAGTGGTTACGGATGGTTCAGGTGGCTTATCCGTTGCATACCAACCTGGAATCTACTATAGCGGTACCATAAAAGGTGAACCATCTTCCATAGCTACATTTTCATTTTTTAAAGACGAGGTAATCGGAATGATTTCATCTTCAGACGGTAATATTGTGATTGGGAAACTTCTAAACGGCAATTTGCAAACTGATGAATATATCATTTACGCTGATCGTGATTTCAAAATTCCACATTCGAATAGCTGTTCAACATATGATGATCCCGCCTACGCAACCCAACTCGCACAATTACTTGATAATGCCGGAACTATCAGAACCAATAACTGTGTGAGGATGTATTATGAAGCTGATTATGCAATTTACCAGAATAACGGTATCAATTTAACTACTACTGTTAACTGGATAACTGCTGTGCATAATAATGTTGCAACCCTTTACAGCAACGACAATATAAAGACAGCGATCTCTGAAATATTTGTGTGGACGCAAGATGATCCTTTCAATGCCACCTCAGCAGTTACTCAGTTAAACACATTTAAAAGTTTCAGGGCTTCATTTAATGGTGATATAGGTCAGTTGTTAACTATGGAGCCCGGTACGCTCGGTGGTGTTGCTTCCGCAATAAATGGCTTATGTAATTCGGATAACAAATATTGCTACAGTGATGTGGATTTAGCTTTCTCCACTGTTCCTGCATATTCGTGGACGGTAAATGTGGTTGCACATGAATTCGGACATCTGCTGGGAGCCTACCATACGCATAATTGTAATTGGCCTGGTGGTGCAATTGATAATTGCGGACCGCTGATCGGTTTTCCTAATGAAGGTGGCACTTGTCCTTTAGGACCAGCGCCTGTTGATGGTGGCACTATTATGAGCTATTGTCACCTGACCACTTTTGGTATTAATTTTAATAAGGGCTTTGGTCTGCTTCCCGGCGATGCGATCCGCGCGGCTGTTGATGCCTCAAGTTGCCTCAGTTCATCCTGTGTTCCGAATCCTCCGTCTTACTGTCTTTCTAAAGGACAATCGACGAGTGGAGAATGGATAGAGTCTGTGGTGCTGACCACAATGAATTTAGAGTCCGGAGCAGGTACCGGTTATTCCGATTTCACAAACCATATTGCTAACCTTAGTTCTGGAACTACTGTTTCAATTGCATTGACACCCGGATATGCAGGCACTAATTATGATGAAACGTTTACAGTTTGGATTGACTACAATAAAGATTTCGATTTCCTGGATGCTAATGAGAAAGTGTTCCAATCTCAACCTGTCAGTGGCGCTATTACCGGTACTTTTGCTGTTCCCATGGGATTGGCCGGCAATACAAGGATGCGCGTTTCTATGAAGTTTGATTCTGCGGCCAGCACCTGCGAATCATTTAAATATGGAGAGGTGGAAGATTATACAGTTTCATTTACTCCGTTGATCAACTATTGCAGTTCTTTTGGCAGCAAAACAGATCGGGAATGGATAGACTATGTTAAGTGTGGTGCTATTGAGCGTACTTCTGCTGCAGATAATGGTTATTATGATGGGACTTTGATATTTACCTCAGTTGCACTTAATTCAGAGAATATCCTTTCCTTCAGCGCAGGTTATTCTGATTTACGTTTCGTCGAATCGTGGAGGGCGTGGATCGACTTTAACGGCAACGGTGTATTTGAAAATAACGAGACTATCTTAAAAAAGAGTGCAAATAATAAGGGCATCATCTCCAAAAACTTCAAAGTACCAGCTTCTGCTTTTATAGGCAAAACAAGGATGAGGATTTCAATGAAAAGGGGTGATGCGCAGACTTCATGTGATACTTTTTTGCATGGTGAGGTAGAAGACTATTCCATACAAATAGTTCCATTGAATATCGGACCCTCTCTAAATGATGCTCCGGTTTCGGTTAATGTATCTGTGTATCCTAATCCGGCCAGTAATGAAATTACCATACATTTTGACGTGTTGCCAACTTCCGGCCAGGTGAAGTTGTTCAATCTTATGGGTCAGCTAACTGAGGTGCGAAAAATTACGGACGGGTCAGAAGATTTAAAAATTGATGTGAGTTCGCTTATTCCTGGCATATATATTTTGCAGGTTGAAATTCCTGGTAAAAATCCGACAACCATAAAATGGGTGAAAGAGTAA
- a CDS encoding DUF1211 domain-containing protein has product MIRKKLFNQRLFKFHQRGKEIRRIETFSDAIFAFSISLLIMSLEVPQTFKELLIILQNFLPFIATVFLVTLFWKAQDRYFRRYGFNDSLVIWLNILLLVVILFYVYPLKFLFSLLLSMLTHTNYFPRAGSEVVINANDFPSLVMIYSSGYAVIWLLFLALYEIAWYRRDLLGLNQYERAVTKKELRGAFFNSCIGICSLIFAAFQAPALGGMCFLLIPAILWISDRRMRKELNTNS; this is encoded by the coding sequence ATGATTCGTAAAAAACTTTTCAACCAGCGCCTTTTTAAGTTTCATCAGCGTGGTAAAGAAATACGCCGGATCGAAACATTCAGCGATGCCATTTTTGCTTTTTCAATTTCCTTGCTGATCATGTCATTGGAAGTGCCGCAAACTTTTAAAGAGTTGTTGATAATTCTTCAAAATTTTCTTCCTTTTATCGCCACAGTTTTTTTGGTCACCTTATTTTGGAAGGCGCAGGACCGTTATTTCCGCCGCTATGGCTTTAATGATTCGCTGGTAATCTGGTTGAATATTCTGCTCCTGGTGGTCATATTGTTTTACGTTTATCCGCTAAAATTTCTATTCTCACTATTACTTTCTATGCTTACTCACACCAATTATTTTCCAAGAGCAGGCAGTGAAGTTGTAATTAATGCGAATGACTTTCCAAGCCTGGTTATGATTTATAGTTCAGGATATGCTGTAATCTGGTTGCTGTTTCTTGCGCTTTATGAAATTGCCTGGTACCGCCGTGATTTGTTAGGACTAAATCAATATGAAAGGGCTGTAACAAAGAAGGAATTGCGCGGTGCTTTCTTCAATTCATGCATTGGTATTTGCTCACTTATTTTCGCAGCTTTTCAAGCGCCGGCACTTGGAGGAATGTGCTTTTTATTAATTCCGGCAATTTTATGGATAAGCGACAGGCGAATGAGAAAGGAATTAAATACAAATTCGTAA